In Prunus dulcis chromosome 2, ALMONDv2, whole genome shotgun sequence, a single genomic region encodes these proteins:
- the LOC117619189 gene encoding 1-aminocyclopropane-1-carboxylate synthase 1 — MGSSSATANRLLLSKIATSEGHGENSPYFDGWKAYDRNPFHPTKNPEGVIQMGLAENQLSFDLIEDWIKKNPKASICTPEGVEEFKNVAIFQDYHGFPEFRKAVAMFMSKARGGRVTFDPNRVVMSGGATGANELVMFCLADPGDAFLVPSPYYPAFYRDLGWRTGVQIVPVHCDSSNNFQITKEALVAAYEKAQKNNINVKGLIITNPSNPLGTTLDRDTLESLVEFINQKNIHLVCDEIYAATVFSSPTFTCISEVIQNMNCNPNLIHIVYSLSKDMGLPGLRVGIVYSYNDGVVNIGRKMSSFGLVSSQTQHMLASMLLDEEFVARFLETSSKRLAKRHGVFTKGLEEVGINCLKSNAGLFCWMDLRRLLKDQTYDGEMVLWRVIVNEVGLNVSPGSSFKCVEPGWFRVCFANMDNETVEVALKRIRTFVRQGKKAQDQAVQVKSPKRWKSNLRLSFSSSSTRRFDQESVNVLSPHMMSPHSPLVRAKT; from the exons ATGGGCTCCTCATCAGCAACTGCGAATCGGTTGTTACTCTCCAAGATTGCAACCAGCGAGGGCCATGGTGAGAACTCACCCTACTTCGATGGGTGGAAGGCGTACGATAGAAACCCATTCCACCCAACGAAAAACCCCGAGGGGGTTATTCAGATGGGTCTTGCAGAAAACCAG CTTTCCTTCGACTTGATCGAAGACTGGATTAAGAAAAACCCCAAAGCCTCCATCTGCACTCCCGAGGGAGTTGAGGAGTTCAAGAACGTGGCCATCTTTCAAGACTATCATGGCTTTCCCGAGTTCAGAAag gCTGTGGCTATGTTCATGTCGAAAGCGAGAGGTGGTAGAGTCACATTTGATCCGAACCGGGTTGTGATGAGCGGTGGCGCCACCGGAGCGAACGAGCTGGTCATGTTCTGTCTGGCCGACCCCGGCGACGCCTTCCTCGTCCCCTCTCCTTACTATCCAGC ATTTTACCGAGACTTGGGATGGAGAACTGGTGTCCAAATTGTCCCGGTTCATTGCGATAGCTCCAACAATTTCCAAATAACCAAGGAAGCACTTGTAGCAGCCTATGAAAAAGCCCAAAAGAACAACATCAACGTGAAGGGCTTGATCATAACAAACCCATCAAACCCATTGGGCACCACCTTGGACAGAGACACACTCGAAAGCCTTGTGGAATTCATCAACCAAAAGAACATCCACTTGGTGTGTGACGAAATCTATGCAGCTACAGTGTTCAGCTCCCCGACTTTCACATGCATCTCCGAGGTCATACAAAACATGAATTGCAACCCCAATTTAATCCACATTGTCTATAGTTTGTCCAAGGACATGGGGCTCCCGGGCTTGAGGGTCGGCATAGTTTACTCATACAATGATGGTGTGGTGAACATCGGCCGCAAGATGTCAAGTTTCGGGCTGGTTTCGTCCCAAACTCAACACATGCTCGCGTCGATGCTCTTGGATGAAGAGTTTGTGGCAAGGTTCCTGGAGACAAGCTCCAAGAGGCTCGCGAAGCGGCACGGGGTTTTCACAAAGGGGCTAGAGGAAGTGGGAATCAACTGCTTGAAGAGCAATGCCGGCCTTTTTTGCTGGATGGACTTAAGGAGGCTGTTGAAAGATCAAACATATGATGGTGAGATGGTGCTTTGGCGTGTGATTGTGAATGAAGTGGGGCTCAATGTCTCGCCAGGGTCTTCTTTTAAGTGCGTGGAGCCTggttggtttagggtttgttttGCAAACATGGATAACGAGACTGTGGAAGTTGCACTCAAAAGGATCAGAACATTTGTACGCCAAGGGAAGAAAGCTCAAGATCAAGCAGTACAAGTTAAAAGTCCTAAGCGTTGGAAAAGCAATCTGAGGCTTAGcttttcatcatcatcaaccaGAAGATTTGATCAAGAGAGTGTTAATGTTTTGTCACCACACATGATGTCTCCTCACTCTCCTCTCGTTCGAGCCAAGACTTAA
- the LOC117619163 gene encoding uncharacterized protein LOC117619163 produces the protein MVNCNAFSKTICSLCYKDFDPIVEDLQVISICGHVFHELCLQERFGYFSSKKKYSCPVCKQSCKPNDVARLYFQWGDSSLTQRPVIEREEDSEALRREVRRLEAMALGLGSALERKEKEVKALNQELYLSKEQVKKEVELKNEALKQQTSMQQLLHMKSKEFDKLTLECLRLQERNRALDKELAAVELVSDLDLDEEDVLKIAALGNGADNKDTIDVLRTSLVMSNRNYKELMAKYNLLEQKEARHSKKLEKARGKINKLKTKIQELETAVEVKNTEVLRALKASKKTRGGGFIQHGVNQAASDRKKETSVLGLSNLVEALGSITGTCADTAKTPAADIADVVIIDDDEQVQPMMNIRNESPIPQQLPRPGDACFSGGLLGPDGTNRYLGKWCKRKHKNRSAIAQDPSCTS, from the exons ATGGTGAATTGCAACGCCTTTAGCAAAACCATTTGCTCACTCTGCTACAAAGATTTCGATCCCATTGTTGAGGATCTCCAAGTCATCTCCATCTGCGGCCATGTCTTCCATGAGCtctg TCTGCAAGAGCGGTTCGGGTACTTTTCGAGCAAGAAGAAGTACAGTTGCCCGGTGTGCAAACAAAGTTGCAAGCCAAACGACGTCGCTCGGCTTTATTTTCAATGGGGTGATTCCAGTCTCACTCAGAGGCCGGTTATCGAACGCGAGGAAGATTCCGAGGCGTTGCGTCGAGAGGTGAGAAGGTTGGAGGCCATGGCGCTAGGGCTTGGTTCTGCTTTGGAGCGTAAGGAGAAGGAGGTCAAAGCGCTCAACCAGGAG CTTTATCTATCCAAGGAGCAGgtaaaaaaagaagttgaattAAAGAATGAAGCCTTGAAACAACAAACTTCCATGCAACAGCTGCTTCATATGAAATCTAAG GAATTTGATAAATTGACTTTGGAGTGCTTGAGGTTGCAAGAAAGAAATAGAGCATTGGACAAAGAGCTTGCAGCTGTTGAACT GGTATCTGATCTAGATCTGGATGAAGAGGACGTTTTAAAGATTGCAGCTCTTGGTAATGGAGCCGACAACAAAGACACAATAGATGTTCTAAGAACGTCCTTGGTGATGTCTAATAG GAATTACAAGGAATTGATGGCCAAATACAATCTTCTTGAACAGAAAGAAGCTCGTCACAGTAAAAAGCTAGAGAAGGCTAGAggaaagataaataaattgaag ACAAAGATACAAGAATTGGAGACTGCTGTTGAAGTTAAGAATACTGAAGTTTTGAGGGCTTTAAAAGCTTCAAAGAAAACTCGAGGTGGAGGATTTATTCAGCACGGTGTAAATC AGGCAGCTTCtgatagaaagaaagaaacttcaGTTCTTGGACTGAGCAATCTGGTTGAGGCGTTGGGTTCAATAACTGGTACTTGTGCCGATACTGCCAAGACTCCTGCTGCTGATATTGCTGATGTTGTGATTATTGATGACGATGAACAAGTTCAACCCATGATGAACATCAGAAACGAATCTCCTATCCCACAACAACTTCCCAGACCAG GGGATGCATGCTTCTCTGGTGGCTTGCTTGGTCCTGATGGAACAAACAGGTATTTAGGTAAATGGTGCAAGCGGAAGCATAAGAACAGATCGGCAATAGCACAAGATCCAAGCTGTACAAGCTGA